A stretch of Buteo buteo chromosome 21, bButBut1.hap1.1, whole genome shotgun sequence DNA encodes these proteins:
- the OXTR gene encoding oxytocin receptor isoform X2, with the protein MEKLYFAGSGAWTLNGSLGNGSVRLENQTSGRNSTTDPLKRNEEMAKVEVTVLCLILFLALTGNLCVLLSIHTTRQKHSRMYFFMKHLSIADLVVAIFQVLPQLIWDITFRFYGPDFLCRLIKYLQVVGMFASTYMLLLMSLDRCLAICQPLRSLHRRADRVSVLLTWLLCLLVSIPQIHIFSLRDVGNGVYDCWADFIQPWGPKAYVTWITLMVYIIPVLMLSICYGLISFKIWQNVKLKTAHGPNVGLSSSSRSGMAFARVSSTRLISKAKIRTVKMTFIIVLAFIVCWTPFFFVQMWSVWDTNAPQEAWFLQKATDL; encoded by the exons ATGGAGAAGTTGTACTTTGCGGGGAGCGGCGCGTGGACGCTCAACGGCTCGCTGGGGAACGGCAGCGTCCGCCTGGAGAACCAGACCTCCGGGAGGAACAGCACCACGGACCCCCTGAAGAGGAACGAGGAGATGGCCAAGGTGGAGGTGACGGTCCTCTGCCTCATCCTCTTCCTCGCCCTGACCGGCAACCTGTGCGTGCTGCTTTCCATCCACACCACCCGGCAGAAGCACTCGCGCATGTATTTCTTCATGAAGCACTTGAGCATCGCTGACCTGGTCGTGGCCATCTTCCAGGTGCTGCCCCAGCTCATCTGGGACATCACCTTCAGGTTTTACGGGCCGGATTTCCTCTGCCGGCTGATCAAGTACTTGCAGGTGGTGGGGATGTTTGCTTCCACCTACATGCTCTTGCTGATGTCCCTGGACCGGTGCTTGGCCATCTGTCAGCCGCTGAGGTCTCTGCACAGGAGAGCGGACCGGGTCTCTGTCCTCCTCACCTGGCTGCTGTGCCTGCTGGTCAGCATCCCTCAGATCCACATATTTTCTCTGAGGGATGtagggaatggggtttacgaCTGTTGGGCCGATTTCATCCAGCCCTGGGGACCTAAAGCCTATGTCACCTGGATAACCCTCATGGTCTACATCATCCCCGTATTGATGCTGAGCATTTGCTATGGCTTAATCAGCTTCAAAATCTGGCAGAACGTGAAGCTTAAGACGGCTCATGGGCCCAACGTGGGTCTGAGCTCCAGCTCCCGCAGTGGGATGGCCTTTGCCAGGGTCAGCAGCACCAGGCTCATCTCCAAAGCCAAGATCCGGACAGTCAAAATGACCTTCATCATAGTGTTAGCTTTCATAGTGTGCTGGACTCCCTTTTTCTTTGTGCAGATGTGGTCTGTGTGGGACACCAATGCTCCGCAGGAAG CATGGTTCCTGCAGAAAGCCACTGATTTATGA
- the OXTR gene encoding oxytocin receptor isoform X1 — MEKLYFAGSGAWTLNGSLGNGSVRLENQTSGRNSTTDPLKRNEEMAKVEVTVLCLILFLALTGNLCVLLSIHTTRQKHSRMYFFMKHLSIADLVVAIFQVLPQLIWDITFRFYGPDFLCRLIKYLQVVGMFASTYMLLLMSLDRCLAICQPLRSLHRRADRVSVLLTWLLCLLVSIPQIHIFSLRDVGNGVYDCWADFIQPWGPKAYVTWITLMVYIIPVLMLSICYGLISFKIWQNVKLKTAHGPNVGLSSSSRSGMAFARVSSTRLISKAKIRTVKMTFIIVLAFIVCWTPFFFVQMWSVWDTNAPQEASPFIIAMLLASLNSCCNPWIYMLYTGHLFHDLMRRFLCCSTRYLKSRPACDLSVSKKSNSSSHVLSCKNTSQRSFTQPSMI; from the exons ATGGAGAAGTTGTACTTTGCGGGGAGCGGCGCGTGGACGCTCAACGGCTCGCTGGGGAACGGCAGCGTCCGCCTGGAGAACCAGACCTCCGGGAGGAACAGCACCACGGACCCCCTGAAGAGGAACGAGGAGATGGCCAAGGTGGAGGTGACGGTCCTCTGCCTCATCCTCTTCCTCGCCCTGACCGGCAACCTGTGCGTGCTGCTTTCCATCCACACCACCCGGCAGAAGCACTCGCGCATGTATTTCTTCATGAAGCACTTGAGCATCGCTGACCTGGTCGTGGCCATCTTCCAGGTGCTGCCCCAGCTCATCTGGGACATCACCTTCAGGTTTTACGGGCCGGATTTCCTCTGCCGGCTGATCAAGTACTTGCAGGTGGTGGGGATGTTTGCTTCCACCTACATGCTCTTGCTGATGTCCCTGGACCGGTGCTTGGCCATCTGTCAGCCGCTGAGGTCTCTGCACAGGAGAGCGGACCGGGTCTCTGTCCTCCTCACCTGGCTGCTGTGCCTGCTGGTCAGCATCCCTCAGATCCACATATTTTCTCTGAGGGATGtagggaatggggtttacgaCTGTTGGGCCGATTTCATCCAGCCCTGGGGACCTAAAGCCTATGTCACCTGGATAACCCTCATGGTCTACATCATCCCCGTATTGATGCTGAGCATTTGCTATGGCTTAATCAGCTTCAAAATCTGGCAGAACGTGAAGCTTAAGACGGCTCATGGGCCCAACGTGGGTCTGAGCTCCAGCTCCCGCAGTGGGATGGCCTTTGCCAGGGTCAGCAGCACCAGGCTCATCTCCAAAGCCAAGATCCGGACAGTCAAAATGACCTTCATCATAGTGTTAGCTTTCATAGTGTGCTGGACTCCCTTTTTCTTTGTGCAGATGTGGTCTGTGTGGGACACCAATGCTCCGCAGGAAG CCTCCCCCTTCATCATCGCCATGCTCCTGGCCAGCCTCAACAGCTGCTGCAACCCCTGGATCTACATGCTGTACACGGGGCACCTCTTCCACGACCTGATGCGGCGCTTCCTCTGCTGCTCCACGCGCTACCTGAAGTCGCGGCCGGCGTGCGACCTGAGCGTCAGCAAGAAGAGCAACTCCTCCTCCCACGTCCTCAGCTGCAAGAACACGAGCCAGAGGAGCTTCACGCAGCCGTCCATGATTTGA
- the CAV3 gene encoding caveolin-3, with product MAEEQTELEERIIIKDQLTKEIDLVNRDPKRINEDVVKVDFEDVIAEPVGTYSFDGVWKTSYTTFTVSKYWCYRLLSAILGIPLAVVWGFLFALISFCHIWAVVPCIKSYLIEIQCVSRIYSLCIHTFCDPLFEALSKICSNVRVALRKEI from the exons ATGGCAGAGGAACAGACCGAGCTGGAGGAGAGGATCATCATCAAGGACCAGCTCACCAAGGAGATCGACCTGGTGAACAGAGACCCAAAGCGAATAAACGAGGACGTTGTAAAG gtGGACTTTGAGGATGTGATAGCTGAGCCTGTGGGAACATACAGCTTTGACGGTGTCTGGAAAACCAGCTACACCACCTTCACCGTCAGCAAGTACTGGTGCTACCGGCTGCTCTCTGCCATCCTGGGCATCCCGCTGGCAGTCGTCTGGGGCTTCCTCTTTGCCCTCATCTCCTTCTGCCACATCTGGGCAGTGGTGCCCTGCATCAAGAGCTACCTGATAGAGATCCAGTGCGTCAGCCGAATCTACTCCCTCTGCATCCACACCTTCTGCGACCCGCTCTTCGAGGCACTCTCCAAGATCTGCAGCAACGTCAGAGTCGCTCTCCGGAAGGAGATCTAG